The following proteins are co-located in the Vibrio astriarenae genome:
- the xylB gene encoding xylulokinase encodes MYIGIDLGTSGVKSIAMLSNGEIVATKSVSLEVSRPAPLWSEQAPLDWWNATCESIKGLGESVDLSEVKAIGLSGQMHGATLLDGDGEVLRPAILWNDGRCEAECHELEELVPESRAITGNIMMPGFTAPKLKWVANHEPEVFAKVKQVLLPKDYLRFKMTGDYASEMSDSAGTCWLDVRARDWNDELLQATGLTREQMPKLFEGSEITGVLTQEMAKDWGMGQVPVIAGGGDNAAGAVGVGITQPGQAMLSLGTSGVYFAVSDGFISNPESALHSFCHALPNTWHTMSVILSAASCLQWVADLTGFDDVGKMIQQVEQSADKSSQVIFLPYLSGERTPHNDPNSKGVFFGMTHSTTKLELAQAVLEGVGFAFADGFDALHVTKMIPEEVSLIGGGARSEYWRQMLADIVGLPLVYRKGGDVGPALGAARLAQLATEEGADINTICPVPELVQRHEPNAEQADYYQEKRATYQALYPKIKSLF; translated from the coding sequence ATGTATATTGGTATCGACTTAGGCACATCCGGTGTGAAGTCTATCGCTATGTTAAGCAATGGCGAAATCGTGGCGACAAAGAGTGTTTCACTCGAAGTATCACGCCCAGCGCCACTTTGGTCAGAGCAAGCGCCACTTGATTGGTGGAATGCGACTTGTGAATCAATTAAAGGCTTGGGTGAGTCTGTTGATTTGAGCGAAGTCAAAGCGATTGGCCTTTCTGGTCAAATGCACGGTGCAACGCTTTTAGATGGTGACGGTGAAGTACTTCGCCCAGCAATTTTATGGAACGATGGTCGTTGTGAAGCTGAGTGTCACGAGCTAGAGGAGTTAGTTCCAGAAAGTCGTGCAATTACTGGTAATATCATGATGCCAGGTTTTACTGCGCCTAAGCTAAAATGGGTCGCGAATCATGAGCCTGAAGTTTTTGCTAAAGTGAAGCAAGTTCTGCTACCAAAAGACTACCTTCGATTCAAAATGACAGGCGATTACGCTTCTGAAATGTCTGATTCTGCCGGAACATGTTGGTTAGATGTGCGTGCTCGTGATTGGAATGATGAGCTACTTCAAGCGACAGGTCTGACTCGTGAGCAAATGCCAAAATTGTTTGAAGGTAGCGAGATTACCGGTGTTCTTACACAAGAGATGGCGAAAGATTGGGGGATGGGACAAGTTCCTGTCATTGCTGGCGGTGGCGATAATGCTGCGGGTGCGGTCGGTGTGGGGATTACCCAACCAGGTCAAGCGATGCTGTCGCTGGGTACATCTGGTGTTTACTTCGCAGTCAGTGACGGCTTTATTTCAAACCCAGAGTCCGCTTTGCATAGCTTCTGTCATGCACTCCCTAATACATGGCATACCATGTCGGTCATTCTAAGTGCTGCATCCTGTCTACAATGGGTTGCTGACCTAACGGGCTTTGACGATGTGGGTAAAATGATCCAGCAAGTAGAGCAGTCAGCGGATAAATCTTCTCAAGTGATCTTCCTACCTTACCTATCTGGTGAGCGCACACCACATAACGATCCAAACTCTAAAGGTGTGTTCTTTGGTATGACACACTCCACAACCAAATTGGAGCTTGCTCAAGCGGTTCTTGAAGGTGTTGGTTTTGCGTTTGCTGATGGCTTTGATGCGCTGCATGTCACTAAGATGATCCCAGAAGAGGTTTCATTGATTGGCGGTGGTGCTCGTAGTGAATACTGGCGTCAAATGCTGGCAGATATTGTCGGCCTGCCTTTGGTTTACCGCAAAGGGGGTGATGTAGGCCCAGCACTTGGTGCCGCTCGCTTAGCTCAACTAGCGACAGAAGAGGGTGCGGATATCAACACGATTTGCCCAGTACCAGAGTTGGTTCAACGCCATGAGCCAAATGCTGAGCAAGCAGATTACTACCAAGAGAAGCGCGCCACCTATCAAGCTCTCTATCCGAAAATAAAGTCGTTGTTTTAA
- a CDS encoding DUF1656 domain-containing protein, whose translation MPHEITIGEIYIPPFLLVISLSYIATHLTASMLGKFNVYKHLAYPAIAEISLFILMSLVIGLLIPFV comes from the coding sequence ATGCCACATGAAATTACCATTGGCGAAATCTACATTCCACCTTTTCTATTGGTGATTTCGCTCTCCTATATAGCTACCCATTTAACCGCTTCAATGCTGGGTAAGTTTAATGTTTATAAACATTTAGCTTACCCAGCAATCGCAGAAATTAGTCTTTTCATTTTGATGAGTTTAGTGATTGGTCTACTCATCCCTTTTGTATAA
- a CDS encoding HlyD family secretion protein yields the protein MFQKYITTAILAIAAGSGAYAYYTHNVQNPWTRDGQVRAHIVQVTPRVTGQIVAFNVSDNQEVKAGDTLFNIDDSQYKAELASAKAAEQQANALLRKAQNEQNRAQALEQKVQGSVSTLTLNNYQSAVETAEANVAAAKAKTQEAELQLTYTEIKAPVDGYITNLNYRIGSQVVANAPVVALIDKNSFWIEGFFKETDILDVKLEQDARVTLLSKSRQVLRGKVESIGYGISKTDGSTGNALLPNVNPNFQWIRLAQRLPVKIKLDQMPDDLQLRVGTTASVQILSN from the coding sequence ATGTTTCAAAAATATATTACGACCGCTATTCTTGCTATCGCTGCAGGCAGTGGTGCTTATGCTTATTACACTCATAATGTACAGAACCCATGGACAAGAGATGGACAAGTTCGAGCCCATATTGTTCAAGTAACGCCTCGAGTGACGGGTCAAATTGTGGCGTTTAATGTTTCCGACAATCAGGAAGTAAAAGCAGGAGACACTTTGTTCAATATTGATGATAGTCAGTACAAAGCAGAACTTGCGAGTGCGAAAGCCGCCGAGCAGCAGGCGAACGCGTTACTAAGAAAAGCGCAGAACGAGCAAAACCGCGCGCAAGCCCTGGAGCAAAAAGTGCAAGGTTCGGTATCGACACTGACATTAAACAACTATCAGAGTGCGGTTGAGACGGCAGAAGCGAATGTGGCGGCTGCGAAAGCAAAAACGCAGGAAGCAGAGTTGCAACTCACTTATACAGAGATAAAGGCTCCGGTTGATGGCTACATTACTAATTTGAACTATCGAATTGGTTCTCAAGTTGTCGCTAATGCACCTGTTGTAGCTTTGATCGATAAAAACAGTTTTTGGATAGAAGGGTTCTTCAAAGAGACGGACATCCTTGATGTTAAGCTGGAACAAGACGCTAGAGTGACATTGCTTTCCAAAAGCAGACAAGTGTTACGAGGGAAGGTGGAAAGCATCGGTTACGGTATCTCAAAAACAGATGGCAGTACCGGAAATGCATTGTTGCCCAATGTAAATCCAAACTTCCAATGGATAAGGCTTGCTCAGCGCTTACCAGTAAAAATCAAGCTTGATCAGATGCCTGACGATTTACAGTTACGCGTTGGAACAACGGCTTCAGTACAGATTCTCTCTAACTGA
- a CDS encoding FUSC family protein, whose product MLNPSMKAAIKYGLALILAMFCSMWLGWSKTSWSMLTVTVLATLEIYGYWAQKSRNRLYGTVLGTAVAFLLIGLFAQERVMFIASITAFLWICVYYQSHRTLGYMFNIAITVCLIVSSSISAESASVINTAILRMQQTMLGIVVFSFVYKFVWPTSTDEAYIDEAQAGMKELQELSIELKKEALDVERVSDLAGKLKKHADNVKTLLSLPVEYSDFLSHHRERVVALVAAIDNASKIASQLCSDKNQKISRLDMEVFDELVEEVRSFVESRGSVQLHHINKGSLSSLSRMSLPREKRLYFANIAACVTVSAFMLWIYMPVPNGVLFPTLAGVLAANVLTIPGKAVKYIMLFYAITASFLLLQYVFVMPELTEAWQILLLYFCNAVLLWRLCDYLKLSPLKALAGNILVNIPASAVGLVPSYDVQGPLNMILLLFMSLLLIEFYAKVFSIKA is encoded by the coding sequence ATGTTGAATCCGTCTATGAAAGCGGCGATAAAGTATGGATTGGCTTTGATCCTCGCTATGTTTTGCTCAATGTGGTTGGGTTGGTCTAAGACTTCTTGGTCGATGTTGACCGTGACCGTGTTAGCGACCCTAGAGATCTACGGTTATTGGGCTCAAAAAAGTCGCAATCGACTCTATGGCACCGTTCTAGGCACTGCTGTTGCGTTTTTGCTCATTGGACTTTTTGCTCAAGAGCGCGTGATGTTTATTGCTTCAATTACCGCTTTTTTATGGATCTGCGTTTACTATCAATCTCACCGCACATTGGGTTATATGTTCAATATAGCCATCACCGTGTGTTTGATTGTTAGTAGCTCAATATCTGCAGAGAGCGCTTCGGTGATCAATACCGCTATCCTAAGAATGCAGCAAACGATGCTCGGCATCGTTGTATTTTCATTCGTCTACAAGTTTGTTTGGCCAACGTCGACAGATGAAGCTTATATCGATGAAGCACAAGCTGGGATGAAAGAGTTGCAGGAGTTATCAATAGAGCTCAAAAAAGAAGCACTTGATGTAGAGAGAGTCAGTGATCTTGCCGGAAAATTAAAAAAACACGCTGACAATGTAAAGACGCTTTTGTCTTTGCCAGTAGAGTACAGCGATTTTCTATCTCACCATAGGGAAAGAGTCGTGGCTCTTGTTGCTGCGATAGACAATGCCAGTAAGATAGCTAGCCAGTTATGTTCCGACAAAAACCAAAAAATATCTCGCTTGGATATGGAGGTGTTTGATGAGCTTGTCGAAGAGGTGAGAAGCTTTGTCGAAAGCAGAGGTTCAGTCCAACTACACCATATAAATAAGGGTAGCTTGTCGAGTCTATCTCGGATGTCTTTACCAAGAGAGAAACGACTCTATTTTGCCAATATTGCAGCGTGTGTGACCGTGTCTGCTTTCATGCTGTGGATCTACATGCCAGTGCCTAATGGTGTTCTTTTTCCGACATTAGCAGGCGTACTAGCAGCGAATGTGTTGACGATTCCAGGTAAAGCGGTGAAATACATTATGTTGTTTTATGCCATCACGGCATCCTTTCTATTGTTACAGTATGTCTTTGTTATGCCGGAATTAACCGAAGCGTGGCAGATTTTACTGCTCTATTTTTGCAACGCAGTACTACTCTGGCGGTTATGTGATTATCTTAAGCTGAGCCCACTGAAAGCACTCGCTGGCAACATACTGGTGAACATCCCGGCAAGTGCCGTGGGGTTGGTGCCATCATACGATGTTCAGGGGCCGCTGAATATGATTCTATTGCTATTTATGTCATTGCTATTAATAGAGTTCTACGCAAAGGTGTTTTCTATCAAAGCGTAG
- a CDS encoding crotonase/enoyl-CoA hydratase family protein, which translates to MSHSPRITCEIDENQIATVRLNRADKLNAIDMAMFKAINQITTELKNNKSVRAVIVKANGSDFCSGLDVKSLLTNRKDALKLLFKWWPTLPNAAQRFSIGWRDVPCPVIFAIHGRCWGGGLQLVSGGDFRIASPDANFSIMEAKWGLIPDMGGALAFRELMRQDHTMEMAMTAKVIDCETAKDYGLVTKIATDPYASAYELALECINRSPDVLAANKKLYHRTWWASQGKALGLETWYQIKVAIGKNRAIAARRERKPEEKPSYVARQFK; encoded by the coding sequence ATGTCTCACTCCCCAAGAATTACCTGCGAAATTGATGAAAATCAGATCGCTACCGTTAGGTTAAATCGAGCCGATAAGCTCAATGCTATCGACATGGCGATGTTTAAAGCCATTAATCAGATAACCACAGAGTTGAAAAACAATAAGAGCGTTCGCGCCGTCATCGTCAAAGCCAATGGCAGTGACTTTTGTTCTGGACTGGATGTGAAGTCACTGCTCACTAATCGAAAAGATGCCCTAAAGCTGTTGTTCAAATGGTGGCCGACCTTACCTAATGCCGCACAGAGGTTTTCTATTGGTTGGCGAGATGTTCCTTGCCCCGTGATATTCGCTATACACGGTCGGTGTTGGGGTGGCGGTTTGCAGTTGGTGAGTGGCGGAGATTTTCGGATAGCGAGTCCGGATGCCAATTTTTCCATTATGGAAGCCAAATGGGGCTTGATACCTGATATGGGAGGCGCGTTGGCCTTTCGGGAACTGATGCGACAAGACCATACGATGGAGATGGCTATGACCGCTAAAGTGATTGATTGTGAAACGGCTAAAGACTACGGCTTGGTCACTAAAATTGCTACTGACCCCTATGCGAGCGCGTATGAACTTGCCTTGGAGTGCATTAATCGTTCACCTGACGTGTTGGCGGCAAACAAAAAGCTTTACCACAGAACTTGGTGGGCAAGTCAGGGTAAAGCTCTGGGTTTAGAGACGTGGTATCAAATTAAGGTTGCGATAGGCAAGAACCGAGCGATAGCGGCAAGGCGTGAGAGAAAGCCTGAAGAAAAACCCAGTTACGTAGCTCGTCAGTTTAAATAG
- a CDS encoding YHS domain-containing (seleno)protein, with translation MRLFLKLFSVVALMFSFMGTAYALEPVYSDFFGKAIKGYDPVAYFTEGKAVEGDSDFQYEWNGADWYFSSQENLDRFVGNPERYAPQYGGYCAWAVSKGYTAKIDPHAWSVVDGKLYLNYNKSVQSTWQQDIAGNIAKGDANWPSLLAQ, from the coding sequence ATGAGACTGTTTTTGAAATTGTTCAGTGTGGTTGCCCTAATGTTCAGCTTTATGGGTACAGCTTATGCTCTAGAGCCTGTTTACAGCGATTTCTTTGGTAAGGCGATCAAAGGCTATGATCCTGTCGCATACTTCACCGAGGGCAAAGCAGTAGAAGGAGACTCGGACTTTCAATATGAATGGAACGGTGCTGATTGGTATTTCTCATCACAAGAAAATCTAGATAGATTTGTAGGAAACCCAGAGCGTTATGCGCCTCAATATGGAGGCTACTGCGCTTGGGCGGTCAGTAAAGGTTATACTGCGAAAATAGACCCGCACGCTTGGAGCGTTGTGGATGGAAAGCTCTATCTCAACTACAACAAATCCGTTCAAAGCACATGGCAACAAGATATTGCAGGCAATATTGCCAAAGGGGATGCGAACTGGCCTAGTTTATTAGCGCAGTAG
- a CDS encoding B12-binding domain-containing radical SAM protein: protein MRYEGKIYRPWPEANSVLIQVTLGCSINTCTFCTMFDDKRFKIRDIEDVFADIEQMRRVYTHVESLFLTDGNVLAARTDYLLQVLEKIRETFPECKHIALYGGMNDFRRKSVDELKELKEAGLSLVYSGLESGDSVVLEKIKKRMTQEHVIEGMARAKEAGIPVLLSFIFGLGGRERSKEHIEETTRLLNMVKPEQIAPMALAVQPGSELEREVERGEFVLPTQLQILEEEKYLLENLDVDMFYWGDHGNNIVPQRGYLPDSQEFMLKRINAAIENNPMAKDNVIQTFAW from the coding sequence ATGAGATATGAGGGCAAAATCTACCGTCCATGGCCAGAAGCAAACAGTGTACTCATTCAGGTGACACTCGGTTGCAGCATCAATACATGTACTTTCTGCACCATGTTTGATGACAAACGATTCAAGATCCGCGACATCGAAGACGTATTCGCTGATATTGAACAGATGCGACGTGTGTATACCCATGTTGAATCGCTGTTTTTGACCGACGGTAATGTTCTTGCGGCTCGCACTGACTACTTACTACAAGTGCTAGAAAAAATTCGTGAGACCTTCCCAGAGTGCAAACATATTGCGCTATATGGAGGAATGAATGATTTTCGCCGTAAGAGTGTCGATGAACTCAAAGAGCTCAAAGAAGCGGGCCTAAGTCTTGTCTACTCAGGACTAGAGTCAGGTGACTCTGTTGTGCTTGAGAAGATCAAAAAACGCATGACACAAGAGCACGTTATTGAAGGTATGGCGCGTGCAAAAGAGGCTGGTATTCCTGTTTTGTTGTCGTTTATCTTTGGGCTTGGTGGGCGTGAACGCTCAAAAGAGCATATCGAAGAAACGACTCGATTGCTCAATATGGTGAAACCTGAGCAAATCGCACCGATGGCATTAGCTGTGCAACCGGGTAGTGAACTTGAGCGTGAAGTAGAACGCGGTGAGTTCGTACTGCCGACACAGCTACAGATTTTGGAAGAAGAGAAGTATCTTCTCGAAAACCTGGATGTCGATATGTTCTATTGGGGTGATCACGGTAACAATATCGTGCCGCAGCGTGGATATTTACCTGACTCACAAGAGTTCATGCTAAAACGCATTAATGCCGCGATAGAGAACAATCCAATGGCCAAGGATAATGTGATTCAGACGTTTGCTTGGTAA
- a CDS encoding SDR family NAD(P)-dependent oxidoreductase yields the protein MSKIILLTGATDGIGFETAQQLVANGHHLLVHGRSKAKLDAAIAALKQVNSDATVEGFLADLSDLSQVRELAQDVLKAHAHIDVIINNAGVYSTPVTTIANGQDIRFVVNTLAPYVLTKALMPALGKESRVVNLSSAAQAPVSIDALKGNACLSDSSAYAQSKLAITMWSRKMGLELKESGPLVISVNPASMLGSKMVKDAYGVNGGDLSIGADILTRLALSDEFKDNHGDYFDNDIGRLSSPHPDALNDAKVNQVMATIESLI from the coding sequence ATGAGCAAAATCATTTTACTTACAGGCGCTACAGATGGTATCGGCTTCGAAACAGCACAACAGCTTGTTGCGAACGGTCATCACTTGTTGGTCCATGGTCGTAGCAAAGCAAAATTAGATGCTGCGATTGCTGCTTTGAAGCAAGTAAATAGCGACGCCACTGTTGAAGGCTTTTTAGCGGATCTTTCTGATCTATCTCAGGTGCGCGAGCTCGCTCAAGACGTTTTAAAGGCCCATGCACACATTGATGTCATTATTAATAACGCTGGCGTATACAGCACACCTGTGACGACGATTGCAAACGGTCAAGACATCCGTTTTGTCGTGAACACACTGGCTCCTTATGTGCTCACTAAAGCACTTATGCCCGCATTAGGTAAAGAGAGCCGCGTGGTGAACCTGTCTTCTGCAGCGCAAGCGCCCGTGTCTATTGATGCGCTCAAAGGGAATGCGTGTTTAAGTGACAGCTCTGCCTACGCTCAAAGCAAGTTAGCAATCACAATGTGGTCACGTAAGATGGGGCTTGAGCTTAAAGAGTCTGGACCACTCGTGATTTCAGTGAACCCAGCCTCAATGCTGGGAAGCAAAATGGTCAAAGACGCCTATGGCGTAAATGGTGGTGACTTGTCCATCGGTGCCGACATTTTAACCCGTCTGGCACTGTCTGATGAGTTTAAAGACAACCATGGCGACTACTTTGACAACGATATTGGTCGTTTGAGCTCACCACACCCAGATGCGCTTAACGACGCCAAGGTTAACCAAGTGATGGCGACCATTGAGTCACTCATTTAG
- a CDS encoding glycoside hydrolase family 43 protein, whose translation MISNPIIKGFHPDPCICRTGDDYYIATSTFEWFPGVRIFHSQDLKNWKLASMPLDTVEMLDMKGNPDSGGIWAPALSYSDGQFWLLYTDVKVIDAPWKNGRNYLVTAKNIDGPWSEPIPMGNGGFDPSLFHSEDGKKYYVYRTWGPRNHSDPNNDIVVQEYDVSAKKLVGERVSIFSGTDVKYTEAPHIYKKDGYYYLLTAEGGTSFEHRVTVARAKHLYGPYEVSPNGPLLSTWHEPNNPLQKAGHGSLVETPDGDWYITYLVSRPLRFPGRPRLARWGRGACSLGRETGIDRIEWVDGWPNIVGGNSAKLTIPEAPTRYQSEPESEAIYDDFSKSTLQGHWQTLRIPFSDKLGSLIERAGHLRLRGNDSLLSTFEQSTVATRWRHHEFIATTHLEFTPTNFQQSAGLCCYYNTSNWSYVAVEFDEVTQKRCIRLMVVDKQIASFYFYEDELLVIPDDVESLGLRVNVQGLHYQYQYSFDGIEWLTLPIKLDAWRLSDDYIDGRGFFTGAFVGLHCADISGFGCHADFSEFSYEPRS comes from the coding sequence ATGATCTCAAATCCAATCATTAAAGGTTTTCACCCTGATCCCTGTATTTGTCGTACAGGTGACGACTACTACATTGCGACATCCACTTTTGAGTGGTTTCCGGGTGTGCGTATTTTCCACTCTCAGGATTTAAAGAACTGGAAGTTAGCCTCTATGCCCCTTGATACCGTTGAGATGCTGGATATGAAGGGCAATCCGGACTCAGGCGGTATTTGGGCACCAGCGCTAAGCTATTCAGATGGTCAGTTTTGGCTGCTGTACACCGACGTAAAGGTGATCGATGCACCATGGAAGAATGGACGAAACTATCTCGTCACAGCGAAGAACATAGACGGACCTTGGAGCGAGCCAATACCGATGGGTAATGGTGGTTTTGACCCCTCACTTTTTCATTCAGAGGATGGGAAAAAGTACTATGTCTATCGTACGTGGGGCCCGAGAAACCATAGCGATCCCAACAACGATATCGTGGTGCAGGAGTATGATGTAAGTGCGAAAAAGCTAGTGGGTGAACGCGTCTCTATTTTCTCGGGGACAGACGTGAAATACACAGAGGCGCCCCATATCTATAAAAAAGACGGCTACTATTATCTGTTAACGGCAGAAGGGGGCACGAGCTTTGAACATCGAGTCACTGTGGCGCGTGCTAAGCACCTATATGGTCCTTATGAAGTTTCTCCAAATGGACCGTTGCTTTCGACCTGGCATGAACCCAATAACCCGTTGCAAAAAGCTGGGCATGGGTCATTAGTAGAAACACCTGATGGTGATTGGTATATCACCTATTTGGTGAGCCGACCTCTGCGCTTTCCCGGGAGGCCAAGGTTGGCACGATGGGGGAGAGGGGCTTGTTCTTTAGGCCGAGAAACGGGTATCGATAGAATTGAATGGGTGGATGGGTGGCCGAACATTGTTGGAGGAAATAGCGCGAAACTGACGATTCCTGAGGCACCGACTCGCTATCAAAGTGAACCTGAAAGTGAAGCAATTTATGATGACTTTTCAAAATCGACGCTCCAAGGGCATTGGCAAACGTTGCGAATCCCATTTTCAGATAAGTTAGGTAGCTTGATAGAGAGAGCAGGTCATCTTCGACTGCGTGGCAATGACAGCTTGCTCTCGACCTTTGAACAATCGACCGTTGCAACGCGTTGGCGACATCATGAATTTATCGCCACCACTCACCTGGAGTTTACTCCCACAAACTTCCAGCAATCGGCGGGATTATGTTGTTATTACAACACGAGTAACTGGTCATATGTCGCCGTTGAGTTTGATGAAGTCACGCAAAAGCGCTGCATAAGGCTAATGGTGGTTGATAAGCAAATCGCCAGTTTCTACTTCTATGAAGATGAACTGTTAGTCATCCCGGATGACGTTGAGTCACTGGGGTTAAGAGTGAATGTTCAAGGTTTACATTATCAGTATCAATACTCATTTGACGGTATTGAATGGCTGACACTACCGATCAAACTTGATGCTTGGCGACTCTCCGATGACTACATTGATGGGCGGGGGTTCTTTACTGGCGCTTTTGTAGGATTACACTGTGCAGACATCAGTGGATTTGGTTGCCATGCGGATTTTTCGGAGTTCAGTTACGAGCCTAGATCATAA
- a CDS encoding SDR family NAD(P)-dependent oxidoreductase produces MANKIAFISGATGGIGFQVAKRLGQDGYTVVLNGIENEKGEKCVAELVEAGIEAEYRGFDVTDEHAVTENINAIGEKYGKIDVIVNNAGGLGGRSPIEGMETEFFRKVMALNLDSAFFVSRAAIPFLKKSDNASIINFTSNAAWNAGGPGAGIYGTSKAAVHTLTRALAKELAPAGIRVNAVSPGTIDTPFHAQIKATKPEVFASWADSIMLGRLGQPEEVASTISFLVSKDASFITAETLQIGGGQALGI; encoded by the coding sequence ATGGCTAATAAAATTGCATTTATCTCTGGCGCTACTGGCGGTATCGGTTTCCAAGTTGCTAAGCGTCTAGGTCAAGACGGTTACACTGTCGTTCTAAACGGTATCGAAAACGAAAAAGGCGAAAAGTGTGTTGCTGAACTAGTTGAAGCGGGTATCGAAGCAGAATACCGTGGCTTTGACGTAACAGACGAGCACGCTGTTACAGAAAACATCAACGCGATTGGCGAGAAGTACGGCAAAATCGACGTTATCGTAAACAACGCTGGTGGTCTTGGTGGCCGTAGCCCAATCGAAGGCATGGAAACTGAGTTCTTCCGTAAGGTAATGGCTCTTAACCTAGACAGCGCATTCTTCGTATCTCGCGCTGCGATCCCATTCCTTAAGAAGTCTGACAACGCGTCAATCATCAACTTCACTTCTAACGCAGCTTGGAACGCAGGCGGCCCAGGTGCAGGTATTTACGGTACTTCTAAAGCAGCAGTACACACACTAACTCGTGCACTTGCTAAAGAGCTAGCGCCTGCTGGTATCCGTGTTAACGCGGTATCTCCAGGTACTATCGATACTCCGTTCCACGCGCAAATCAAAGCGACTAAGCCAGAAGTATTTGCTTCTTGGGCTGACAGCATCATGCTAGGTCGTCTAGGTCAACCAGAAGAAGTTGCTTCAACAATTTCTTTCCTAGTAAGCAAAGATGCATCATTCATCACTGCTGAAACGCTACAAATCGGTGGTGGTCAAGCCCTAGGTATCTAA
- a CDS encoding porin family protein encodes MKKTLLALIIVSYPLYASENLERLSPSYAGGALQGNYYKSESDSEAGIKLQVGNGKIAGTLDYVNVEDEGEHYGATNLGFKFKTSGLFGGAEINLHSDEHFRHYGNIDPEYGFHFGYDFNPNLYVMWERDKADFDNQNNDYSTVSGDVKQDVVKLGGQMPLSNSVYLTGNIGWLQQQIDIDEHHSSVSDRTERRGIADVGIQYINANGFNVGVDVAYNDETSVNFVIGRYF; translated from the coding sequence ATGAAAAAAACACTGTTAGCTCTGATTATTGTTTCTTACCCACTGTATGCTTCAGAAAATCTAGAGCGTTTGAGCCCCTCTTACGCAGGTGGCGCATTACAAGGTAACTACTACAAAAGTGAATCAGACTCAGAGGCGGGCATTAAGCTTCAGGTGGGTAACGGTAAAATCGCAGGTACGCTTGACTATGTAAATGTTGAAGACGAAGGAGAACATTATGGAGCAACCAACCTAGGTTTTAAATTCAAAACCAGTGGTCTGTTTGGCGGTGCTGAAATCAATCTACACTCGGACGAGCATTTTCGTCACTATGGCAACATTGATCCTGAGTACGGCTTTCACTTTGGCTACGATTTTAATCCCAACCTTTATGTGATGTGGGAAAGAGATAAGGCTGACTTTGATAATCAAAATAATGATTACTCAACCGTAAGCGGTGATGTAAAGCAAGATGTCGTTAAGCTAGGGGGGCAGATGCCGCTATCCAATTCTGTCTATTTAACTGGAAACATAGGCTGGTTGCAGCAGCAAATCGATATTGATGAGCATCATAGCAGCGTATCGGACAGAACAGAGCGCAGAGGGATTGCGGATGTTGGTATCCAATACATCAATGCTAATGGATTTAACGTGGGGGTGGATGTTGCCTACAACGACGAGACATCAGTGAACTTTGTCATTGGTCGCTATTTTTAA